In a single window of the Alphaproteobacteria bacterium genome:
- a CDS encoding lipoprotein-releasing ABC transporter permease subunit, whose amino-acid sequence MAFSLFERVVAFRYLKPRREEGFISIIAAFSLLGITLGVATLIIVMSVMNGFRHELLGKILGLNGHINLVRENGPLTDYDALIQKLSSVPNIVSIKPMIQGQAMITSKGHALGGIVRGTRAADWKPNDLLVRNIKAGDLYADGAMIGTKLAKQLGVKVGDSITLITPQTVDTVIGSIPRSKTFEVTAIFEVGMYDYDSGYVFVPLSDLQLYYKMPNAASYLEIVINNPDLTNQVIKNIQNTLLSDDYGLQDWQRLNGTFFNAIQVERNVMFLILTLIIVVAAFNIICGQIMLVKDKGRDIAILRTMGATKSMIMRIFLLSGASIGVAGTITGLILGILFADNIESIRKFLERLSQTNLFSDEIYFLSKLPAIIDFSEVTLVGLMALTLSLLATIYPSWRAAKLDPVEALRYE is encoded by the coding sequence ATGGCCTTTTCTTTATTTGAACGTGTTGTTGCTTTTCGATATTTAAAACCAAGACGAGAAGAAGGTTTTATTTCAATCATTGCAGCTTTTTCTCTTTTAGGTATTACGCTTGGTGTTGCGACATTAATCATCGTTATGTCAGTGATGAATGGATTTAGACATGAGTTATTAGGTAAAATTTTAGGACTTAATGGGCATATAAATCTGGTACGTGAAAATGGACCTTTGACTGATTATGATGCGCTTATCCAAAAATTAAGCTCAGTTCCAAATATTGTATCAATTAAACCGATGATCCAAGGGCAAGCCATGATTACAAGTAAAGGTCACGCTTTAGGTGGTATTGTGCGTGGAACCAGGGCAGCGGATTGGAAACCCAACGATCTTTTGGTGCGTAACATTAAAGCGGGTGATTTATATGCGGATGGTGCTATGATTGGAACAAAACTTGCTAAGCAATTAGGTGTTAAGGTTGGGGATTCTATTACCTTAATTACACCCCAAACTGTAGATACAGTTATTGGATCAATTCCACGCTCAAAGACATTTGAAGTTACCGCAATTTTTGAAGTTGGTATGTATGATTATGATAGCGGATATGTTTTCGTACCTTTATCAGATTTACAACTTTATTATAAAATGCCAAATGCCGCATCTTATTTGGAAATTGTTATTAATAATCCTGATCTTACAAATCAAGTTATAAAAAATATTCAGAATACATTGCTTTCAGATGATTATGGGTTGCAAGATTGGCAACGATTAAATGGTACATTTTTTAATGCAATCCAAGTTGAACGAAATGTTATGTTTTTAATTTTAACTCTAATTATTGTTGTCGCTGCTTTTAATATTATATGTGGTCAAATTATGCTTGTTAAAGATAAAGGAAGAGATATCGCAATTTTGCGTACCATGGGTGCAACCAAAAGTATGATTATGCGCATTTTTCTCTTAAGTGGGGCAAGTATTGGTGTGGCTGGAACAATCACGGGATTAATTTTGGGTATTTTATTTGCGGATAATATAGAATCTATAAGAAAGTTTCTTGAAAGATTATCTCAAACAAATTTATTTTCGGATGAAATTTATTTTCTCTCAAAACTTCCAGCAATTATTGATTTTTCTGAAGTAACCTTGGTTGGGCTCATGGCACTAACTTTATCTTTATTGGCCACAATTTATCCGTCATGGCGAGCCGCAAAATTAGATCCTGTTGAGGCTTTGCGCTATGAATAA
- a CDS encoding HlyD family type I secretion periplasmic adaptor subunit codes for MYKFINNLYEWFSKKVLNKPDHYETDFLPAAMEVLETPPSPAGRSLAILISVFVGIAIIWACVGKVDIIAVAQGKIVPSGQTKTIQAFEMGIVKRIEVIDGQEVKAGDLLIELDTTTSEADSERLSKELMNYQLDAARLRAILSDGDINKAFIPPAGADDTKIRLQIDLLKSQRAEFLNHLAALDREYEQSRANIAAIDAQRKKLEATIPLMKERVKSRQILADKDLAPRMTLLELQQQLISMEQDLTATQARSNEARAQMSSIERQKEQARAEFRRTRLAELADAEQRISSLQQELIKAEQRQVQQKLVSPVDGTVQQLAVHTIGGVVQPAQPLMIIVPKQARLESEAMVLNRDIGFVATNQEASVKLEAFPFTRYGTINGKVVVVSHDAIQDEKMGLIYAIRVELEKSTMNVDGKTVQLSPGMTTTIEIKTGKRRIIDYLLSPLQKYSDESLRER; via the coding sequence ATGTATAAATTTATAAATAATTTATATGAATGGTTTAGCAAGAAGGTTTTAAATAAACCAGATCATTATGAAACAGATTTTTTACCCGCAGCTATGGAGGTATTAGAAACCCCCCCATCGCCAGCAGGCCGAAGTTTAGCAATTCTTATTTCTGTTTTTGTTGGTATTGCTATTATTTGGGCATGTGTTGGTAAAGTTGATATTATTGCGGTTGCCCAAGGTAAAATAGTCCCAAGTGGACAAACCAAAACCATTCAGGCTTTTGAAATGGGTATCGTAAAAAGAATAGAAGTTATTGATGGACAGGAAGTTAAAGCTGGGGATCTTTTAATTGAATTAGATACAACAACATCTGAAGCAGATAGTGAGCGTCTTTCAAAAGAATTGATGAATTACCAACTTGATGCAGCGCGTCTTCGGGCAATTTTATCGGATGGTGATATTAATAAAGCTTTTATTCCACCAGCAGGAGCAGATGATACTAAAATCAGATTGCAAATAGATCTTTTAAAAAGCCAACGTGCAGAATTTCTTAATCATCTTGCTGCATTGGATCGTGAATATGAACAATCCAGAGCTAATATTGCAGCTATTGATGCCCAAAGAAAAAAGTTAGAAGCGACTATTCCTTTGATGAAGGAGAGGGTTAAATCTAGGCAAATACTTGCAGATAAAGATTTAGCCCCTCGCATGACGCTACTTGAACTTCAGCAACAATTAATTTCAATGGAACAGGATTTAACAGCAACGCAAGCTCGTTCCAATGAAGCGCGTGCCCAAATGTCATCGATTGAACGACAAAAAGAACAAGCCCGTGCAGAATTTCGTCGCACTCGATTAGCAGAATTAGCAGATGCTGAACAAAGAATTAGTTCGCTACAACAGGAATTAATTAAAGCAGAACAAAGACAAGTTCAGCAAAAGTTAGTGTCACCTGTTGATGGGACGGTTCAACAACTGGCAGTTCATACGATTGGGGGTGTCGTTCAACCAGCCCAACCTTTAATGATTATTGTTCCCAAACAAGCTAGACTTGAATCTGAAGCTATGGTTTTAAATAGAGATATTGGATTTGTTGCGACCAATCAGGAAGCCTCAGTTAAATTAGAAGCTTTTCCATTTACACGTTATGGAACAATTAATGGTAAAGTTGTGGTTGTATCGCATGATGCTATTCAAGATGAAAAAATGGGATTAATTTATGCTATTAGGGTAGAACTTGAAAAATCAACCATGAATGTTGATGGAAAAACGGTTCAGCTTTCACCGGGTATGACCACAACAATTGAAATTAAAACAGGGAAAAGAAGAATTATTGATTATCTTTTAAGCCCACTTCAAAAATATAGTGATGAAAGTTTGCGTGAACGTTAA
- a CDS encoding NCS2 family permease translates to MLANFFKLQENHTTIKTEIIAGFTTFLTMAYIIIVNPAILQETGMDHGAVFVATCLAASLATAIMGLYANYPVALAPGMGLNAYFTYSVSLGMGLGWQTALGIVFISGVICVLLSLLPIREYIINSIPHSLKMAIASGIGLFLGIIALKNAGFIVADPATFVTLGKLTSITCILAAIGFFLMVALDNYRIPGSIIISILVITFIGMILGVSPVTNSFFSLPPSLAPTFLKMDLMGAIMSGAAIIFAFVFVDLFDTAGTLIGVAHQANMLDKDGKLPRLKQALVADSSASIIGSMLGTSSTTSYIESAAGVRAGGRTGLTAIVVSLLFLAALFFSPLAKAVPIYAAAPALLFVACLMTKGLTQIDWNDGTEYGPAVVTALAMPLTFSIANGIALGFISYVCIKLLSGRFKELNPILIILSILFCVRFATI, encoded by the coding sequence ATGTTGGCCAATTTTTTTAAATTGCAAGAAAATCATACCACAATAAAAACCGAAATTATTGCCGGTTTTACAACCTTTTTAACAATGGCTTATATCATCATTGTTAATCCAGCTATACTTCAAGAAACTGGCATGGATCATGGTGCTGTTTTTGTTGCCACCTGTCTTGCTGCCTCTCTAGCCACAGCCATTATGGGGCTTTATGCTAATTATCCTGTCGCCTTGGCACCAGGTATGGGATTAAATGCTTATTTCACCTATAGTGTAAGCCTTGGTATGGGGCTTGGGTGGCAAACTGCCCTTGGTATTGTGTTTATTTCTGGGGTTATTTGCGTTCTTTTAAGTCTTTTACCTATTCGGGAATACATTATTAATTCTATACCCCATTCATTGAAAATGGCCATTGCATCTGGTATTGGTTTATTTCTTGGCATTATTGCTCTTAAAAATGCCGGGTTTATCGTTGCAGATCCAGCAACATTTGTGACGTTGGGTAAACTTACTAGTATAACTTGTATTTTGGCCGCCATAGGTTTTTTTCTTATGGTTGCTCTTGATAATTACCGTATCCCTGGTTCAATTATTATTTCAATTTTAGTGATTACTTTTATTGGGATGATTTTAGGGGTGTCCCCAGTTACAAATAGTTTCTTTTCACTACCCCCTAGCCTTGCCCCAACTTTCTTAAAAATGGATCTTATGGGGGCCATAATGTCTGGAGCTGCTATTATTTTTGCGTTTGTATTTGTTGATTTGTTTGATACAGCAGGAACATTAATTGGGGTGGCACATCAGGCCAACATGCTTGATAAAGATGGAAAATTACCAAGATTGAAACAAGCTTTAGTTGCAGATAGTAGTGCCAGTATTATTGGATCCATGTTAGGTACATCATCAACAACCAGCTATATTGAAAGTGCAGCAGGTGTTAGAGCCGGTGGTCGTACAGGATTAACAGCGATTGTTGTCTCTTTACTTTTTTTAGCAGCATTGTTTTTCTCACCCTTAGCAAAAGCTGTTCCTATTTATGCGGCGGCACCAGCTTTATTGTTTGTTGCATGTTTAATGACTAAAGGCCTCACCCAAATTGATTGGAACGATGGTACCGAATATGGTCCTGCGGTCGTTACAGCTTTGGCTATGCCTTTAACCTTTTCTATTGCTAATGGAATTGCCCTTGGTTTTATAAGTTATGTTTGTATAAAATTACTAAGCGGTCGTTTTAAAGAGCTTAACCCGATTCTAATCATTTTAAGCATTCTTTTTTGTGTAAGATTTGCAACGATATAA
- a CDS encoding proline--tRNA ligase: MLLNRFFMPTLKEIPAEAQIVSHQMMLRAGMIRQTSSGIYSWLPLGLRVLKKIENIIREEQNKAGCQELLMPTIQSADLWKVSGRYDDYGKEMLRIVDRHDREMLYGPTNEEMITDIFHQSIKSYRELPQLLYHIQWKFRDEVRPRFGVMRGREFLMKDSYSFDLDYDMAKKAYNKMFMCYLRTFARMGLKAIPMQADTGPIGGNLSHEFIILAETGESKVYCDKNLLSFNPLHQHIDYDSDLEPEVQNWTALYAATDEKHDPIKCSVNKENLIEARGIEVGHIFYFGTKYSEPLNAYVTNSQGKEIPVHMGSYGIGVSRLVAAIIEAYHDKAGIIWPLSVAPFDIGLINVKQNDPACDQYAQKVYDTLSQSGFDVLYDNRQERAGSKFSDMDLIGIPWQIVVGPKNTETQTLEIKERATGHKTEISFTNLENFFQEKQKA; the protein is encoded by the coding sequence ATGCTGTTAAATCGTTTTTTTATGCCTACGTTAAAGGAAATTCCAGCAGAAGCACAAATTGTTTCTCATCAAATGATGTTGCGTGCCGGAATGATACGTCAAACAAGCTCTGGTATTTATTCGTGGCTACCTTTGGGACTTCGTGTTTTGAAAAAAATAGAAAATATTATACGTGAAGAACAAAATAAAGCAGGATGCCAAGAACTTTTGATGCCTACCATACAATCGGCAGATTTGTGGAAGGTATCGGGACGCTATGATGATTATGGTAAGGAAATGTTACGTATCGTAGACCGTCATGATAGGGAAATGCTTTATGGCCCAACTAATGAAGAAATGATCACAGATATTTTTCATCAATCCATCAAAAGTTACCGTGAATTGCCCCAATTATTGTACCATATACAATGGAAATTTAGGGACGAAGTGCGACCAAGATTTGGGGTAATGCGTGGGCGTGAATTTTTAATGAAAGATAGTTATTCATTTGATCTAGATTATGATATGGCAAAAAAAGCCTATAATAAAATGTTTATGTGTTATTTGCGAACATTTGCACGCATGGGATTAAAAGCTATTCCAATGCAAGCGGATACAGGACCCATTGGTGGTAATTTAAGTCATGAATTTATTATTCTTGCTGAGACAGGGGAAAGTAAAGTTTATTGTGATAAAAATCTTTTATCTTTCAATCCTCTTCATCAACATATTGATTATGATAGTGATTTAGAACCAGAAGTCCAAAATTGGACAGCTCTTTATGCAGCAACAGATGAAAAACATGATCCTATAAAGTGTTCGGTTAACAAAGAAAATTTAATTGAAGCCCGTGGTATTGAAGTTGGGCATATTTTTTATTTTGGGACTAAATATTCTGAACCTTTAAATGCCTATGTGACAAATTCCCAAGGTAAAGAAATACCTGTTCATATGGGATCATATGGCATAGGTGTATCGAGGTTAGTTGCTGCAATTATTGAAGCCTATCATGATAAAGCGGGTATTATATGGCCCTTATCTGTTGCCCCTTTTGATATTGGGTTAATTAATGTGAAACAAAATGATCCAGCTTGTGATCAATATGCACAAAAGGTCTATGATACTTTAAGCCAAAGTGGATTTGATGTGTTATATGATAATAGACAAGAGCGGGCAGGATCAAAATTTTCTGATATGGATTTAATTGGTATCCCTTGGCAAATTGTTGTTGGGCCAAAAAATACTGAAACCCAAACTTTAGAAATTAAAGAAAGAGCAACAGGTCATAAAACAGAAATTTCTTTTACTAATCTTGAAAATTTCTTTCAAGAAAAACAAAAAGCATAA
- a CDS encoding type I secretion system permease/ATPase translates to MSEINGPVDSNAQKNIDTGLTCLTLLLRFLGVAADPTQIKREFAAPGKFLTQMEILRAAKHFGLKAKVVTTTWAKILKTPLPAIAQDYNGFYFILAKVADDKVLIQDSLEKKPLVLSKREFENAWNGKLILLTKRAFKFSTERHFDLSWFIPVILKYKRLLAEVLTASFFMQLLTLISPLFFQVVIDKVLVHHSMTTLDVLVFGLVIVTIFDVILTGLRNYIFSHTTNRVDVELGAGLFRHMLSLPLSYFQVRRVGDSIARIRELENIRSFLTGSALTLVIDLFFTIVFLAVMYYYSPTLTLIVILAIPFYVGLSLLVTPVFRRRLDEKFARGAENQAFLVESVTGVETLKAMAVEPQMQRRWEEQLAAYVSAAFRVSNLGNVSSQTAQLINKVVSILTLWFGAKLVIEGHITVGQLVAFNMLSGNVSGPVLRLAQMWQDFQQVRVSVKRLGDILNTHGESTQRADRASLPAVTGQIVFEHVIFRYVPGGAEILSDVSLNIKPGQIVGIVGPSGSGKSTLTKLVQRLFIPERGRVLIDGVDLAMVDPAWLRRQVGVVLQENILFNATIRNNIALIDPSMPMERVVTAAKLAGAHEFILELPEGYDTMVGERGMGLSGGQRQRIAIARALVVNPKILIFDEATSALDYESERIIQDNMKMICKGRTVLIIAHRLSTVRQTDRIITIEKGRIVEDGSHESLLQLNGRYAKLYHYQTTR, encoded by the coding sequence ATGTCTGAAATTAATGGGCCAGTTGATAGTAACGCGCAGAAAAATATAGATACGGGATTAACCTGTTTAACTTTACTTTTGCGCTTTTTAGGTGTGGCTGCTGACCCCACCCAAATAAAACGGGAATTTGCAGCACCTGGTAAATTTCTTACCCAAATGGAAATATTAAGAGCTGCAAAACATTTTGGTCTAAAAGCAAAAGTAGTAACAACAACTTGGGCAAAAATTCTTAAAACCCCATTACCTGCTATTGCCCAAGATTATAATGGATTTTATTTCATCTTGGCTAAAGTTGCGGATGATAAAGTTCTTATTCAAGATTCACTTGAAAAAAAGCCCCTAGTATTATCGAAACGTGAATTTGAAAATGCATGGAATGGAAAACTTATTCTTTTAACCAAGCGGGCTTTTAAATTTTCAACAGAAAGACATTTTGATCTTTCATGGTTTATACCAGTTATTTTAAAATATAAAAGATTACTAGCCGAGGTTTTAACGGCATCATTTTTTATGCAATTATTAACTCTTATTTCTCCTTTGTTTTTCCAAGTGGTTATTGATAAAGTTTTGGTTCATCATTCAATGACAACTTTGGATGTTTTAGTTTTTGGGTTAGTGATTGTTACAATTTTTGATGTTATTTTAACGGGCCTTAGAAATTATATTTTTTCACATACAACAAACCGTGTTGATGTTGAATTGGGGGCAGGATTATTTCGGCATATGCTGTCGCTGCCTTTAAGTTATTTTCAAGTAAGACGCGTGGGTGATTCAATTGCACGTATTCGTGAATTAGAAAATATAAGAAGTTTTTTAACAGGTTCGGCACTTACCTTAGTGATTGATCTTTTTTTTACCATCGTTTTTTTAGCGGTGATGTATTATTACAGTCCAACGTTAACATTAATTGTTATTTTAGCTATACCATTTTATGTGGGTTTATCGTTATTGGTGACCCCGGTTTTTCGACGTAGACTTGATGAAAAATTTGCGCGTGGTGCTGAAAATCAAGCATTTCTTGTGGAATCAGTTACAGGCGTTGAAACATTAAAAGCAATGGCGGTTGAACCTCAAATGCAACGTCGTTGGGAAGAACAACTTGCAGCTTATGTTAGTGCGGCGTTTCGTGTATCAAATTTAGGAAATGTTTCGTCACAAACGGCTCAATTGATTAACAAGGTGGTTTCTATTCTAACCTTATGGTTTGGGGCAAAACTTGTTATTGAAGGCCATATTACAGTTGGGCAACTTGTTGCTTTTAATATGTTATCTGGTAATGTAAGCGGCCCTGTTTTACGGCTTGCGCAAATGTGGCAAGATTTTCAACAAGTACGTGTTTCGGTTAAACGATTGGGTGATATTTTAAATACGCATGGTGAGTCAACCCAGCGTGCCGATCGGGCGTCACTACCTGCGGTAACCGGACAGATTGTTTTTGAACATGTTATTTTTCGCTATGTACCTGGTGGAGCAGAAATTCTATCTGATGTATCATTAAATATTAAACCTGGCCAGATTGTTGGTATTGTTGGTCCCTCTGGTTCAGGGAAAAGTACGTTGACAAAACTTGTCCAACGTCTTTTTATACCGGAACGTGGACGTGTTTTAATTGATGGTGTTGATCTTGCTATGGTTGATCCTGCATGGCTTCGCCGTCAAGTGGGTGTTGTGCTTCAAGAAAATATACTTTTTAATGCAACAATCCGTAATAATATTGCTTTAATTGATCCATCAATGCCTATGGAGCGGGTTGTTACAGCAGCTAAGCTTGCTGGTGCTCATGAATTTATTTTAGAATTACCCGAAGGTTATGATACGATGGTTGGTGAACGGGGTATGGGACTTTCGGGGGGGCAAAGACAACGTATCGCGATTGCACGGGCTTTAGTCGTTAACCCAAAAATATTGATTTTTGATGAGGCAACAAGTGCGCTCGATTATGAATCAGAACGTATTATCCAAGATAATATGAAAATGATTTGCAAAGGTAGAACAGTTCTTATTATTGCCCATCGTCTTTCAACTGTCCGTCAAACAGATCGTATTATTACCATTGAAAAAGGACGGATTGTCGAAGATGGAAGCCATGAAAGTTTACTTCAGCTTAATGGCCGTTATGCTAAACTTTATCATTATCAAACAACAAGATAA
- a CDS encoding ABC transporter ATP-binding protein: MNNPTTLSTILSVKNITRSFWQGSTKLTVLNDINFDIKAGEMVALVGQSGSGKSTLLHLCGLLEKPESGEILIEQKLVQNLSDAERTGLRRTTMGFIYQYHHLLREFSALENVMLPQMIKGINKYQAKQYAQTLLSRVGLSHRLNHRPAQLSGGEQQRVAIARALANNPKLLLADEPTGNLDHGTSQDIFGLLLNLVKESSLATLIATHNMDLALRMDRILKLEDGIIS; the protein is encoded by the coding sequence ATGAATAATCCAACTACTCTGTCAACTATTCTCTCTGTTAAAAACATTACGCGCAGTTTTTGGCAAGGTTCAACAAAACTTACAGTTTTGAACGATATAAATTTCGATATTAAAGCTGGCGAAATGGTAGCTTTAGTTGGCCAATCTGGTTCAGGAAAATCAACCTTGTTACATTTATGTGGTCTTTTGGAAAAACCAGAATCGGGTGAAATTTTAATTGAACAAAAACTTGTACAAAATCTTTCTGATGCAGAGCGAACTGGTTTGCGTCGAACAACCATGGGGTTTATTTATCAATACCATCATTTGTTACGTGAATTTTCAGCTCTTGAAAATGTTATGTTACCGCAAATGATTAAAGGTATTAATAAATACCAAGCAAAACAGTATGCTCAAACATTGCTATCAAGGGTAGGATTATCCCATAGATTGAACCATAGACCAGCCCAATTATCTGGTGGCGAACAACAAAGGGTTGCTATTGCACGTGCTCTTGCCAATAACCCAAAACTTTTACTTGCGGATGAACCTACAGGTAATTTGGATCATGGAACATCACAAGATATTTTTGGTTTATTACTTAATTTAGTAAAAGAATCATCACTGGCTACTTTAATAGCTACCCATAACATGGATCTTGCGCTTCGTATGGATAGAATATTAAAACTTGAAGATGGGATTATTTCTTAA
- a CDS encoding OsmC family protein translates to MTEYKSVILWDRNGASFIDNQYSRAHKWLFDGGIEIPASASPHIVPFPLSIEAAIDPEEAFVASISSCHMLFFLSIAAKHKFIVETYRDEAIGLMAKDISGKIAITQVTLYPQVNFTGNNKPGSDEIISMHHTAHNQCFIANSVKTDIKCNPIGIT, encoded by the coding sequence ATGACTGAATATAAATCAGTAATTTTATGGGATAGAAATGGGGCAAGTTTTATTGATAATCAATACAGCCGTGCACACAAATGGTTATTTGATGGTGGTATTGAAATTCCAGCGTCAGCATCGCCCCATATTGTCCCCTTCCCCTTATCTATAGAGGCAGCTATTGATCCTGAAGAAGCTTTTGTGGCAAGTATTTCAAGCTGCCATATGCTATTTTTTTTATCGATTGCTGCTAAACATAAATTTATTGTTGAAACTTATCGAGATGAAGCAATTGGTCTTATGGCCAAAGATATATCCGGTAAAATAGCTATAACCCAGGTAACACTTTATCCCCAAGTGAATTTCACAGGAAACAATAAGCCTGGCTCAGACGAAATTATATCTATGCACCACACGGCACATAATCAATGTTTTATTGCTAATTCAGTTAAAACAGATATCAAATGCAATCCTATTGGGATCACCTGA